One stretch of Saccharomonospora xinjiangensis XJ-54 DNA includes these proteins:
- a CDS encoding ABC transporter permease, which yields MNSLVTGAETGSKPPISEGELSNEALPEPRSQGALVLRKFLRHKLAMVSVGMLLLITLVALIMPMFWPHDYWDSSFPSFAEPSAEHPLGTTQVGKDMVSQILRGTQYSLLIAITVSLVATFIGVVLGAFAGYMGGFADSAISRLTDLFLIIPAIAAAAILVKVFSGSWWVVAVVLAGFAWMPIVRITRAEAMSLSQREFVEAARASGAGTGRIVFKHLVPNMVGTITVNATLAVAQAVLAEAALSFIGLGVKPPDTSLGRVISENYAQMTGRPWLFFGPFVVLVLISLSINFIGDGLRDAFDPRQRKVKA from the coding sequence ATGAACTCGCTTGTGACCGGCGCCGAAACCGGTAGCAAGCCACCGATTTCCGAAGGCGAACTGAGCAACGAGGCTCTGCCGGAGCCGCGCAGTCAGGGCGCGCTCGTCCTGCGCAAGTTCCTGCGGCACAAGCTCGCGATGGTCAGCGTCGGCATGCTGTTGCTGATCACGCTCGTGGCGCTGATCATGCCGATGTTCTGGCCGCACGACTACTGGGACTCGTCGTTCCCGTCGTTCGCCGAACCGAGTGCCGAACACCCGCTCGGCACCACGCAGGTCGGCAAGGACATGGTGTCGCAGATTCTGCGCGGCACGCAGTACTCGCTGCTCATCGCCATCACCGTGTCACTCGTGGCGACGTTCATCGGTGTCGTGCTCGGCGCGTTCGCCGGGTACATGGGAGGTTTCGCCGACTCGGCCATCTCCCGCCTCACCGACCTGTTCCTGATCATCCCGGCGATCGCGGCCGCCGCGATCCTGGTGAAGGTGTTCAGCGGCAGCTGGTGGGTCGTTGCCGTGGTGCTCGCCGGATTCGCGTGGATGCCCATCGTGCGTATCACCCGAGCCGAGGCGATGTCGCTGTCGCAACGAGAGTTCGTCGAGGCGGCAAGGGCGTCGGGCGCGGGTACGGGGCGCATCGTCTTCAAACACCTCGTGCCCAACATGGTCGGCACGATCACCGTCAACGCCACGCTCGCCGTCGCGCAGGCGGTGCTGGCCGAGGCGGCTCTGTCGTTCATCGGTCTCGGTGTGAAGCCGCCGGACACCTCGCTCGGTCGCGTGATCTCGGAGAACTACGCGCAGATGACGGGACGTCCCTGGCTGTTCTTCGGGCCGTTCGTCGTGCTGGTGCTGATCTCGCTGTCGATCAACTTCATCGGTGACGGTCTTCGTGACGCCTTCGACCCGCGTCAGCGGAAGGTCAAGGCGTAG
- a CDS encoding ABC transporter permease, with protein MNLVFYILRRLAISIPILLIGSFLVFVMVAGAGDPLAELRTQPNINQESIDAIAHQLGLDKPLIPRYFDWLGGFLTGDWGISIAQGSAMEPVFPKIMSAFWVSIQLILGAEILAVILGVAVGLLAAVKQYSLIDYTATALAFLFFSMPIFCVAIVLKIYAIDLNVVINNLGLSDVFGNPFLRTTSPETLEADGFGDFVVKYTGAFLLPTLSIMFISFAAYSRFQRASMLETLNMDYVRTARAKGLTERRVIMKHAFRNALIPTTTLFSVNFVTVVTGAVITERVFNWNGMGAVLVEAVNKNDPNVMMGWVVVISIAVIIANLIADLLYGILDPRIRVG; from the coding sequence TTGAACCTGGTTTTCTACATCCTTCGCCGTCTGGCGATCTCGATTCCGATCCTGCTGATCGGAAGCTTTCTGGTCTTCGTGATGGTGGCCGGTGCGGGCGACCCTCTCGCGGAGCTACGTACCCAGCCGAACATCAATCAGGAGTCCATCGACGCGATCGCTCATCAGCTAGGGCTGGACAAACCGCTGATTCCCAGGTACTTCGACTGGCTCGGCGGGTTCCTGACCGGTGACTGGGGGATCTCGATCGCCCAGGGCTCGGCCATGGAGCCGGTGTTCCCGAAGATCATGAGCGCCTTCTGGGTGTCGATCCAGCTGATCCTCGGCGCCGAGATCCTCGCCGTGATCCTCGGTGTCGCCGTCGGTCTGCTGGCCGCGGTGAAGCAGTACAGCCTCATCGACTACACGGCCACCGCGCTGGCGTTCCTGTTCTTCTCGATGCCGATCTTCTGCGTCGCCATCGTGCTGAAGATCTACGCGATCGACCTCAACGTGGTGATCAACAACCTCGGCCTCAGCGACGTGTTCGGCAATCCGTTCCTGCGAACGACGAGCCCGGAGACCCTGGAAGCCGATGGTTTCGGGGACTTCGTCGTCAAGTACACCGGCGCGTTCCTGCTGCCGACACTGTCCATCATGTTCATCAGCTTCGCGGCGTACAGCCGGTTCCAGCGGGCCTCGATGCTGGAGACGCTGAACATGGACTACGTGCGGACCGCGCGCGCGAAGGGTCTCACCGAGCGGCGCGTCATCATGAAGCACGCCTTCCGCAACGCGCTGATCCCGACGACCACGCTGTTCTCCGTGAACTTCGTGACCGTCGTGACGGGTGCCGTCATCACAGAGCGGGTGTTCAACTGGAACGGCATGGGCGCTGTGCTCGTCGAGGCCGTGAACAAGAACGACCCGAACGTGATGATGGGCTGGGTCGTGGTGATCTCCATTGCCGTGATCATCGCGAACCTGATCGCGGACTTGTTGTACGGCATTCTGGACCCGAGGATTCGCGTTGGCTGA